The stretch of DNA GGCTGACCGGATGTGAGGGATGAAGCTGGGGGAGATGGATGCCCGTTCTGTCTTGGACGTCGCGGAGTGCTCTTCACGGAGGTGGGACTAGACTGTTAgggaaggtggaggtgggaggtgaggcCTGGGGGACATCCCAGGGAGATGCATGCAACCGTACACAGGAGTCTGAAACTTGGAGGGAACTTCTGAGCTGGAGCTGGAGACCAGGGGTCCTGCACACACAGGTGAAGGTTAAGCCACGGCATGGAGGCCATCACCAGGAAGACTGGGTGGGCCCTGGACAGACCCCGGaggaagtgggcagagagggaacatgATGAGAAGGCGACTGAGAAGGAAAGGACAGAGGTGTTGGTGAAAACCAACAGTGAACAAGAGAGCAGAGTAACAGAAACCACCAGCGATATTTCAAGAAGAGAGCGGTCCACAGTGTCCAGTGCTGCAGGAGGGCCACTGGTGACCTCGGCAAGAGTGACCTCAGTGGCGACGTGGGGGCAGGTCCAGGTTTCAGAGGGCGGGGAGCCCAGGGGAGGCTGTGCTGACTGGGGAGCTTTGATCTCTTATTTGCCCGAAGTCTGATTCCCATGCTCTCTGATGTCACCAACtcgcccctcctctcccctccattTCCCCAAACAAGTCTTGGTTCTCTCTGTTAACCAGGGGTCTTGAGCCGTGTCTGCTGTGCTCTCTGTGTCCCAAGCGTCTTTGCTCACCCTGCTCTTGTCCCTCCCACTAGCCCCCTTGGTCGCAGAGGGTGATGTGTTAAGACTTTACCCCACAATACACAGGGTGACAGTTACAGAGCGAGGGGGTCAAGGtttcagcagcctcaggagggaTGCCAGGAACCTGAATGGGTGGAATCAGGAAGAGCATTTTCAGTTGCCCTGGGAGTTTGGGAGCAAACCCCATAAGCCTTGCTGGCCTGAGTCTGCAGGCTTCTCCCCCTGCAATGGCAGCCTTGCAGCTACACTCGTCCAAACGCCAGCACAGCCCCTCGGTGCAGCAAGGAgcgtctgccctctggtggaccCAGAGGGTACTACACAAAGCAGGGctgtctccccagccccagcccagactCAGAAAATGTTCCTTTAAGGGAGTGAACACATTTTTCAAAGTCCAACCGTCCCTCTAACAAATGTGAAAGTTCCTCCCTGTCCACCCTTTGCTGCTTTTATCTGGGAGAGCTTCTTCTCCCGGGGAAGGCCGGCTCTGCCCTGTGAGATAATCAGGCATGTGGTTTCCTCACTCTCCCTCCTGCCACTCAGGCAGGGGGATCAGAAGTCTATGCTGTGAGGTGTCCTGTGGAGTAGGGGCCATCGGGAGGTCAGTGGGCAGATCTTGGGTTTCCAACTCCATGCTGACCCATTGCTCGCCTCAAGAGCCCTGAGCCTTGCCATTGTTATTGATAAGGCAGCAACCCTTTCCATAGAGTTGAATGGTTTTTAAAGATACAATTTAACATCCTCTATAGGTTCTTCTGTACAGGACAGATGGGCGCATTTTCTAAATATGGAAACTGAGACCCTACAACGGCCTCGGGAACTTGTGCCATGGCGAGTCTGGTTGAAGGCAGAACTGGAGGGAACCCGGACCTCCCAACGCCAACTCTAGGATTCTAGGTTGGCCATCTCCACCCTTGGGGTGGCTCTGAGTCAGTCCATCCCTGGAGACAGTGCAGGGCCTTGTCTGGGGACAAGTCTCCCCTTGAGACCTCTCCAGGCAGGATCTGCTTCTCCTGCAGCTGTGGGACCCCAGGACGCCCAGCTCTGTTCCTTCTCCAAACTGCCTGGCAGTTTCACATCTAACACAGGGGACCAACTAGGTGGTTGGGAGTAAGAGGGTCGGTGTCTGCACTCAGGCTTTACCCCGATCATCTCTGTGGCCTGGGGAAAGTCCCTGTCCTTCCCTGAGGTCCACTGCCGTCACTGTCACCGCCACCATCACCATTGTCACCGCCGCCATCACCATCATCGCCAGTAGCAGCAGCACATTCCTTGTAACACTTGTTGAGTGTTTGCTCCTTGCTCAGCATTGTGTTAAGTGCTTTGTACGCATTACTTCATCTACTCCTCAGAACAGAGCTAGGAGGGAGGTACCGACATTAGTCCATTTTTACATGTGTACACTTCTAGCAGGAATTGGGCCAGAATCCATCCCAGCTTCTTGACACCTATGTccttgctcttaaccactgtaccgccgTGCAAACACAAGTCATTCCGAGGGTCAAGCTGACGAGCAGCCGGCAGGGTCATCGGCAGCACGGGCTGGGAAGCGGGCCTTTTTCACCCTCCCTACCTGGTTCACTGCATGACACTAGCTCCATCCTCACCCCCAGGCCTCCTCTGGGGCTGAAGAAGAAGTGGCACCTTTTAAGAGtattccctgggcttccctggtggcgcagtggttgagagtccgcctgccaatgcaggggacacaggttcgtgccctggtccgggaagatcccacgtgccgcggagcggctgggcccgtgagccatggccgctgaagctgcgcatccggaacctgtgctccgcaatgggagaggccatgacagtgagaggcccgcgtaccaaaaaaaaaaaaaaagagtatcccCTGAGAACCTGAGGACCTACCAGACATTCCCGTCGGGGAAGAGGGTTGCCCCACAGGAACGGCAGATGCGGGACTGCTACCTTGAGTGCAGAGCCCGATGCCTGAGAGCCACGGCATCACCAGGTTGGCTTTTTGGGATAAAATCTTTATCCGTGACCATCCCACGCTCCTCTCCTCTGAGCCCCAGGACCACTTGGCCACAGCAGGACAGCACTGAGGGTCACACAGCACGGTGTCTGAGGGGCCTGTGGAATGCTCACCCCAGGTGTTAGAGCCAAGAAAAGGCGGTGTCAGCACCCTGCTGGACCCACACACCTCTCCCCTGAGGCCTGTAGGGCTCCTGAGTCTTGGTGGCAGGTCACTCAGGCACAGAGATACCTCCCAGCTGCTTCCAATGGGATAATCAAGGAAGTCCCATTATGCCATGTCTGAGAATGAGGGTGCAGTGGCCCTGGAATGCCTGCGCTGGTGTCAGATGCAAAAGAATTCCCACTTGAGCCTCGGCTCAGCGGCATTTCATTCACACAATAGCCTGTGAGAGAGGGGGTGTTGCCCCCACTTTACTGATAAAGGCACCAAGGCTCAGAGGTGGAAAGAATTGTCCAAACTCGTGCAGCTGAGAAGTGGCACAGACAGGATTCGAACCTAGGCCTTTCTGACTCCCAAGCTCTGCTATTTCCACTACACACTCTGCTTGTGGTCCATGTGGGTGGGGATGACGCAGATCCCGGAGGGCCCTGTGGTGCCTGAGAGAAGAAACCACTTTCTGCATTCTTCCCAGGCTGGCAGGGACAGTCTGATTTGGGACCTACCCCTGGGACTGTTTCTAGAAGGGGACAGGAGGTAAGGGACCCGAGACTAAGACACTCTTCAAGGCATCGCTGTGCATCAGGGACCTTTACGCCAGAGTGGACACTGGGTTCCTAGGTCACATCTGGACGTGGCCTGGGAGGTTCGGGGTCTGGAGGCCGCTGCTTACTACCTCCTGGGAGGCCTCCTGTCTGCGGGACAGGGCACAGAATGCAGGGGACAGCCCCTCTGGAGACAGGATCTAGAATAGGAACCTTGGGTCAGGTGTGTACCCACACCATAGGAATTCTCCAACATTCCAGCACCTCCTGGATTTGATCAAGGGACTCCATCAAGAAAGGGCTCTTACTTCCCCTAAAGGCCAGGCGACCACAGCAGGTTCAAGTACGCGGAGGGTGAAATAGAGCTTCCCCTGTGAGCCAGCATTTAGACACCTCCTCCTCTGAGGACAgtgtaaacaagaaaaaaacatgtgCCCATCAGGTAGGCATCTGACAGCTTTCAGAGACCCCCTAAGGGGCCTCTCCTGAGTGCCAGACCAGCTGGGCCCCAAAGAGCCCCTGTGGTGGCCAAATTCATTCCAGGGCTTGGCTGAATGGCAAAGCAAATAAACCCTGATCGCTGGTCACACACTGTCGCGTCCCGAGGGTGCAGGGGTGCCGAGGGAGGCtccagggaagggagggcaggacGTGTATTTTCCTGGTGAATTTCATCCCATTTGGCCTGGTCCCTGCTGTGACATGTATTGACCTCAAAAGGACTGGCCATCCCAGTCTTGGCATCACTGGCGAACTTAAGCCCTAGAATGAACAGTTCTTAATAAAAAGTACTTCTATATGACCCTGCACTCAAAAAATGATGAACTGATGGAAAAAGGGAAAggcttttcttctgctttattgAATAAACAATATTCTagaagtgagggagggatggggacaAAGTCATCCTTCTAATCAGATCTCCCCCAGCGCCCCGCCCGCAGGGGGTTGAATTCCTAGTTCCAGGGGTCCCCCTCAAGGCCGCCAGAGCAGGTATTTGGGGTCACATCAGCACCCCCAGAAGTGAATCCGAAAGGAGCTGAAAGAAAGAATTCCATTAGCCACCTCGAGCCTGCAGTTGTAAAGCCCCCTCTGATTTCTGGGTTCACACCTCTTGTGTCCCTTTCTCTGAGTGATGGCCAGTTTGCAGCTCTCCCAAGCCAATTCAAAGCCTCCTTTGAGCAGCTCTAGAATGCAAAGGCTGTCCGAACCTTGTGGTGCTGGAAACAGTGGAAAGAAACGGGAGAGATTCAAAGAAAAAACTCAAGGCAGACAGGATTCCAGCTCCAGTCATGTGCTGGGCTGTTATGGAGGAAGAGGAATTACCtcggttgggggtggggggtggtccaAGTGTGGATCCTCTTTTAGAGAGTCTGCCCAGGCTAAGCCCTCTGGCAACCATGTTGAAATGGAGggccctctgctccagccaggcaGTTGGAAGAGGGCTGGACACCTGCCTGGAGCTGGCCAATCAGATTCTCTGAGAATTTAGAGCCAGAGCTGAGGGACATTCACTGAGCCGAATAGACATAAACTTGGCCGCTGTGGGAGGCCACATTTGGCCTCACGTCTGACAAAGCAGAGATTGCTGTTTGCACGTAAAGCAAAGTGCAGAGCTgttgaggacagaggcagagactctGGGCCCCCGACCAGGTGCTCTCTGAGGTCtatctgtttttgttcttttttgagtGGTTGGTTAAACCATTTTGAGTGGGCACTCTTCCTTGCTACCAAAATCACCTAGACTGAAGACCAAGGGCAGAAAGGGCCCAGGAGTGGCAGACACAGGCAAACAGATGCAGCTCAGTGCGAGAAGATTGCCCTAAAAGGGCTGTTCCTCATGAAACGGGCTGCCTTCAGTGGTGGTATGTTTCCCACAACTGTAAGGACCCAAATAAGACTGTTaaatacagccagtatggagatgGCCGATTGTCTCAAAGGAGTTTGGACAGCTAACGACCATTAAGGCCCCTTTCTGCCTGATGGAAGGTTTGGAAATGGCTTGAGCTCTTCTCTGAGCTCTATCACCAGCATCTTCATCCCTGCCGCTCCCCCCGACATTTCCATGCCAATCCCCAGCTCCCAGTGACCACAGGAGGTTGTGGTGGCACGGCAGCAGGACCAACAGTGGCAAGGGCAACTCCCCAGGTCAGTCCTGGAGCCCAGCGGGCTTTGTGTTGGCTGTAGAGGGACGGCGCCTGAAGTCTGGACCACCCACGTCGTTTGCAAAGCCTGGAATGCAATCTCACCTTTGTCTTTTGAACCCCACTCCCTGTCTCTTTCCAGGTTACCTCATTTCTCAGAAGCTCCAGTTTTGCTGATGCTGAAAGAATCTGCGAATTGCCCTGGAAACTCATGACCTCACTGGGAAGACCAAGGTGTCCCATTGGCCGAGGGAGACTTGGTGGGGGGCTTCTTGTCCCCCACTATGCTGGGCATCCCCCCCTCACTCCAGAACACCTTACTTCATGAAGTCCGGAGATCTGGCCATCGCGTGTTCAAACTCTGAGAAAGACAGCATGTTGTCATTGTCCAGATCTGACTCATTCAGGACCTGGACAGGGGTGCAGAAGCAGCCAGAGAATCAGAAAGGGAGATGGGGGCGCAGGCGTGGGGGGCGAGCTCCACACGCTGAGTGCTACCATAAGCCAAGCTCTCGCTGGGTGCTTAGCGTCCCTGGAGTCCCCTGGGAAGCAGGTGCTCTATCCCTGCCCCAGACAAGGACACGGAGGTGCAGAGAGATGAGGTCATGTGCGTGGCTGTCTGGGACCTTGTGGGCTGGTCTCATCATGGGAAGAGTCCTCTTGGTGCCTCCAGGACAAACTTGGCAGTGAGAACGGGTGTGGGGTGATGGACAGGGTGACATCCCCCACCCGCTGTTGTCACCCAGTCACAGGCAGGGGCTCTGCACTGCAAGGGGCTCAGTCAGGGTGGGGAGGCAGCGATGAGCCCTCATGGTTTTATCTGCTCCTACTTCCCACCCAGACCAAAATGTTCTCATGGTCTTAGGACAAATGGGTCCATGGTTGTCTTCATGTCCTGCCGTACTTTGGACTGTCACTCTAGGACACCTGGGCGTTGTGCTGGAATTATGTAGGAGAGGGGATGTTGTGAAGTGTACACCTGAGGCTGACCTGCTGTTGGCCCACCTGCCTGCAGTGGCTGCAGTGTTGCTGGGAGGGCCCCTTGGGGTGGGCTACTGatctggagacccaggaagggaGTCATGATCCTGGAGGAAGGACAGAAAATTGGGGGTAGTTGCTTCCAGTGAGCACCCATCCCTCAGTGCCCCTCACCCTGCCTGCCATCAAGAGGCTTCAGGTGATAGCGGGGCCCACACCAGCCACCGTCCCACAGCCCAGGGCACACACGTGGCCGGTGAGGTCGGTCAGCAGGTCCTCTGACACGTCGTCTCTGTTGAGCCGTTGAAGGATGATCCTCTGTAGGTCCTCCTCGTGGATGGAGCCGTTCTCATTAAAATCTGCAAagagggggcggggcctgagagGAAGGGTGAGAGGAAAGGGGCTTCCTCGGCCTCCAAGAGTCCTGGAGCCACGGCACCAGCCAGGACCTACAGACTCCCACCAACCCCTGGGAGGCCCCGCAGAGCCCAACTATACCAGGTGGGCCTGAACCTGGGACTCAGGGAGACCTGGGCGGGCCTGAGGGGTGGGGCTCAGCAACGGCAGGGCAGGCTGCAGGCAAAGGTGgtgcttaataataataataataggcatTGGTTGGGTCTGTACTACCTGCTCAGACTTCTCCTGAGGTCTTCACCTGTTTTAACTCACTGAATCTTCACAATTAACTTTTTATGAATCTCACTTTAccaaagggaaactgaggcacagagggtttTCTGGTTTgtccacacagccaggaagtgaaAGGGCTGGCATTCAGACCTGGCTAGGCTGGTCCCCGGGTCCCACATCTACCATCATGCTGTGGAAAGTCCAACCCTGGAACTTACAGGTCAGTATATCTTTTGGTGGCTAGGAG from Phocoena sinus isolate mPhoSin1 chromosome 13, mPhoSin1.pri, whole genome shotgun sequence encodes:
- the FAM166C gene encoding protein FAM166C, which encodes MASRGAGALLTEFNAAYVAPGLMPGVSPENLRTYQTFPSGKRVAPQERQMRDCYLECRARCLRATASPGQH